In Pigmentibacter ruber, a genomic segment contains:
- the cheB gene encoding chemotaxis-specific protein-glutamate methyltransferase CheB: MNNEWYSLIKRISNIAQDETGNQLTEKNYSMVEARLNKRFSILGIASPNEYIKHLEKNFDTEKKAIISLLTTHHTYFFREYFHFEDIEKKYLNQIISEKNGKTLRIWSAACSQGQEAYSISMFFNKLKNENKIKDFDYKIIGTDIDHESVKYAQNSVYLYKDLIQIPMTYVHGNWVRGLGDIRDFVKPKKHIKDPIIFEEANLLKLSNKYINEKFDIIFCRNVLIYFNQQQIIEIITSLLSRLEPYGLLILGISESILSLNLPVKLLANSIYTHKNYTPKEKNIPDVILQSEPKIINVLCVDDAPTILVLLKKILTKEKGFQVVATAASAKEAREKLKTTKIDIITLDIHMPEETGIDYLRNDFNNENHPPVLIVSSIERDGTDVAKQALALGASDYVEKPNLKNLDDSTEEICFKLETIYDEYKIRKNKSKILSSLPTDKFSSQVHGNNFIKVLIVDDSATIRMQLKSILSKSKEIKVIGEIEDPRILDEKIYELKPDIITLDINMPYLNGIDILKQIIPKYKIPTIVVSALNMEEGSLVMEALELGAFDFFQKPDLSQIEEQSKILIEKIIHCKNAKINAANHFKFRAYTFTEKLDTDYLIAIGSSTGGTEALKVILEQLPQEIPPIVIVQHIPEVFSKALAERLNKLCRFEVTEAKNGDIIEKNKVYIAPGNRHMIVQKLNNKLLIQTNQTETYNSHRPSVDVLFNSIADLNLKKSIGIILTGMGSDGAKGLKKLKEAGAKTIAQNEQSCVVFGMPKEAIKLNAVDYVEPIEDIAKKIISLSKIGF, from the coding sequence ATGAATAATGAATGGTACAGTTTAATTAAAAGAATATCTAATATTGCGCAAGATGAGACAGGAAATCAACTTACTGAAAAAAATTATTCTATGGTTGAAGCAAGGCTTAATAAAAGGTTTTCAATCCTTGGAATTGCTTCTCCTAATGAATATATAAAGCATTTAGAAAAAAATTTTGATACAGAAAAAAAAGCAATAATCTCATTATTAACTACACATCATACATACTTTTTTCGCGAGTATTTTCACTTTGAAGATATAGAGAAAAAATATTTAAACCAGATTATTTCAGAAAAAAATGGAAAAACTTTGAGAATTTGGAGTGCAGCTTGTAGTCAAGGTCAAGAAGCATATTCTATTTCAATGTTTTTTAACAAACTAAAAAATGAAAATAAAATTAAAGATTTTGACTATAAAATAATTGGTACAGACATTGATCATGAATCTGTGAAATACGCCCAAAATTCCGTCTATTTATATAAAGATCTGATTCAAATCCCCATGACTTATGTTCATGGGAATTGGGTACGAGGATTAGGTGATATTCGTGACTTTGTAAAACCTAAGAAGCATATTAAAGATCCAATTATTTTTGAAGAAGCAAATTTATTAAAATTAAGTAATAAATATATCAATGAAAAATTTGATATTATTTTTTGTCGCAATGTGTTAATTTATTTTAATCAACAACAAATTATTGAAATTATAACTTCCCTTTTAAGTAGATTAGAACCTTATGGTTTACTTATTTTAGGTATTAGTGAATCCATACTAAGTCTTAATTTACCTGTAAAACTACTTGCAAATTCTATTTACACACATAAAAACTATACACCTAAAGAAAAAAATATCCCTGATGTTATTCTTCAATCAGAACCAAAAATAATAAATGTACTATGTGTCGATGATGCTCCCACTATTCTCGTTCTTCTTAAAAAAATATTAACCAAAGAAAAAGGTTTTCAAGTTGTAGCAACTGCTGCGAGTGCTAAAGAGGCAAGAGAAAAACTAAAGACAACTAAAATAGACATTATTACTTTAGATATTCATATGCCCGAAGAAACTGGAATTGACTATTTACGCAATGATTTTAATAATGAAAATCATCCTCCTGTTTTAATAGTTAGTTCAATTGAGCGAGATGGAACAGATGTCGCAAAACAAGCATTAGCACTAGGTGCTTCTGATTATGTAGAAAAACCAAATCTTAAAAATTTAGACGATTCTACTGAAGAAATTTGTTTTAAGCTCGAAACAATTTATGATGAATATAAAATCAGGAAAAACAAAAGCAAAATTTTGTCGTCTTTACCAACTGATAAATTTTCAAGCCAAGTTCACGGAAATAATTTTATTAAAGTACTAATTGTCGATGATTCAGCTACAATAAGAATGCAATTAAAATCAATACTTTCAAAAAGTAAAGAAATAAAAGTAATTGGAGAGATAGAGGACCCTAGAATTTTAGATGAAAAAATTTATGAACTCAAGCCAGATATTATCACACTCGATATAAATATGCCCTACTTAAATGGAATAGATATTTTAAAGCAAATTATACCAAAATATAAAATTCCAACTATAGTCGTCAGTGCTTTAAATATGGAAGAAGGCTCACTTGTTATGGAAGCATTAGAACTAGGTGCGTTTGATTTCTTCCAAAAACCTGATTTAAGCCAGATTGAAGAACAAAGTAAAATCTTAATTGAAAAAATTATTCACTGCAAAAATGCTAAAATAAATGCAGCTAATCATTTTAAATTTAGAGCGTATACTTTTACTGAAAAATTAGATACGGATTATTTAATTGCAATTGGCTCTTCTACTGGAGGAACTGAAGCCCTTAAAGTCATTTTAGAACAATTGCCACAAGAAATTCCTCCTATTGTCATAGTCCAACATATCCCAGAAGTTTTTTCTAAAGCTTTAGCTGAAAGATTAAATAAACTATGTCGTTTTGAAGTGACTGAAGCAAAAAATGGTGACATTATTGAAAAAAATAAAGTTTATATTGCACCAGGAAATAGACATATGATAGTACAGAAGTTGAATAATAAACTTTTAATTCAAACTAATCAAACAGAAACTTATAACAGCCATCGTCCCTCTGTAGATGTATTATTTAATTCTATTGCAGATTTAAACCTTAAAAAGTCAATTGGAATTATATTAACTGGAATGGGAAGTGATGGAGCAAAAGGTCTAAAAAAATTAAAAGAAGCTGGGGCAAAAACCATTGCCCAAAACGAACAAAGTTGTGTTGTATTTGGTATGCCTAAAGAGGCTATTAAATTAAATGCTGTTGATTATGTAGAACCAATAGAAGACATAGCAAAAAAAATAATTTCATTATCTAAGATAGGTTTTTGA
- a CDS encoding methyl-accepting chemotaxis protein: MLDKISLKVKILILSLGGIAIISIFLTIFSFINFSNQEQTVKDKIFFTAITFSDQISDQFFERYGDVKTFSLHLKNSNLNSRETVNYLNALTKLNGIYDLILVCDLNGHLLSVNDQSSEGKKINSEILYKENFSKTAWFKETIAKKYLQDEKKGFTDVNFQDANFDEVLDKVFREKRYGTIFSSLIYNSKGEPIGVISNHARFNWVEDLATRMYENFIQSKIKSLHITLINKEGEIILDYNPFRNNNKKEIIHDEKILNKYNLVKSGQPAAVQANKGEEGVLESLNSRYKIWQIQSYTPVKGDKMVDELSWKVLVRVDRDEAYTSIINLKIIFVFTFIIVISCSIFLSIYFSKSLANKLIFVAQSLAKGNEKLNKTSNESTKNSETLYSATTRQASSLQQSVTAVNEISAMMNKTAEMAENSRMKSNENIQKVNEGKDIINKMVNAIQNIKSRNQDIMDQVIEGNKRISEIVKVISEIENKTKVINEIVFQTKLLSFNASVEAARAGEHGRGFSVVAEEVGNLAQMSGTASKEISTMLENSINKVKNIISQTKANVETIVEQSKKAMAQGEETSVECSNIFEKIYNNSQEVNHIIYEIANSAQEQAKGVEEINHAMHDLDNVTNQNNSIAQKSSQTAKELLTQSHELEQMANNLLLIVLGSNYNIEKISVNNNYNPPANPPVKKQKENNENLNEFGKKTDIKQSTHTQINSQIKKVQSESEKKIDKVPEKKKVNPTEEVPSFNDPRFEDL, from the coding sequence ATGTTAGATAAAATTTCATTAAAAGTGAAGATTTTAATACTTAGTTTAGGCGGTATTGCAATAATTAGTATATTTTTAACAATATTTTCATTCATAAACTTTTCTAATCAAGAGCAAACTGTAAAAGATAAAATTTTTTTTACTGCTATTACTTTTTCAGATCAAATATCAGATCAATTCTTTGAACGGTATGGAGATGTTAAAACTTTTTCTTTACATTTAAAGAATTCAAACCTTAATTCAAGAGAAACTGTAAATTATCTTAACGCTTTGACAAAATTAAATGGGATTTATGATCTCATTTTAGTATGTGATCTTAATGGTCATTTACTAAGTGTAAACGATCAATCCTCAGAGGGTAAAAAAATTAACTCAGAAATACTATATAAAGAAAATTTTTCTAAAACTGCATGGTTTAAAGAAACTATAGCAAAAAAATATTTACAAGATGAGAAAAAAGGTTTTACAGATGTAAACTTTCAAGATGCAAATTTTGACGAAGTTCTAGACAAAGTATTTCGTGAAAAAAGATATGGTACAATATTCTCATCATTAATTTATAATTCCAAAGGTGAACCGATTGGAGTTATCAGCAATCACGCGCGTTTTAATTGGGTTGAAGATTTAGCAACAAGGATGTATGAAAATTTTATCCAATCAAAAATAAAAAGTTTACACATTACTTTAATAAACAAAGAAGGGGAAATTATATTAGACTACAACCCATTCAGAAATAATAATAAAAAAGAAATTATTCACGATGAAAAAATATTAAATAAATATAATTTAGTAAAATCAGGACAACCTGCAGCAGTACAAGCAAATAAAGGCGAAGAGGGGGTTTTAGAATCATTAAACTCCCGCTACAAAATTTGGCAAATACAATCTTATACCCCTGTTAAAGGGGATAAAATGGTAGATGAATTGAGTTGGAAAGTTTTAGTAAGAGTTGATAGAGACGAAGCATATACTTCGATTATAAATTTAAAGATAATTTTTGTTTTTACATTTATTATTGTTATTAGTTGCTCTATTTTTCTAAGCATTTATTTCAGTAAAAGTTTAGCTAATAAATTAATATTTGTTGCTCAAAGCCTAGCTAAAGGAAATGAAAAATTAAATAAAACCTCAAATGAGTCTACAAAAAATAGTGAAACCTTATATTCTGCAACTACAAGACAAGCTTCTTCCTTACAGCAGAGTGTCACAGCAGTAAATGAAATCAGCGCAATGATGAATAAAACTGCTGAAATGGCAGAAAATTCTAGAATGAAATCCAATGAAAATATCCAAAAAGTAAATGAAGGAAAAGATATTATTAATAAAATGGTAAATGCAATTCAAAATATAAAGTCACGCAATCAAGATATTATGGATCAAGTTATAGAAGGAAATAAACGAATTTCTGAAATTGTCAAAGTAATTTCTGAAATTGAAAATAAAACAAAAGTAATTAATGAAATTGTTTTTCAAACGAAACTTCTCTCCTTTAATGCATCTGTGGAAGCTGCTAGAGCTGGTGAACATGGTAGAGGATTTTCTGTTGTTGCAGAAGAAGTTGGAAATTTAGCACAAATGAGTGGTACTGCTTCAAAAGAAATCTCTACTATGCTAGAGAACAGTATTAATAAAGTTAAAAATATTATTTCGCAAACTAAGGCAAATGTTGAAACAATAGTTGAACAATCAAAAAAAGCTATGGCACAAGGTGAAGAAACGAGTGTTGAGTGCTCAAATATTTTTGAGAAAATTTATAATAATTCGCAAGAAGTGAATCACATAATTTATGAAATTGCAAATTCAGCGCAAGAACAAGCGAAAGGTGTTGAAGAAATTAATCATGCAATGCATGATTTAGATAACGTAACAAATCAAAATAATTCTATTGCACAAAAGTCTTCTCAAACAGCAAAAGAACTCTTAACACAAAGCCATGAATTAGAACAAATGGCAAATAACTTGCTTTTAATTGTATTAGGAAGTAACTATAATATAGAAAAAATAAGTGTAAATAATAATTATAATCCTCCAGCAAATCCACCTGTTAAAAAGCAGAAAGAAAATAACGAAAATTTAAATGAGTTTGGAAAAAAAACAGACATTAAACAATCCACACATACACAAATAAACTCACAAATAAAAAAAGTTCAATCAGAAAGCGAGAAAAAAATAGATAAAGTTCCTGAAAAAAAGAAAGTAAACCCAACAGAAGAAGTTCCTTCATTTAACGATCCGAGATTTGAGGACTTGTGA
- a CDS encoding chemotaxis protein CheA, with protein MLDDFELELQKTFFQEADINLEEAEEVYLQLGENPPEDLLARSFRLAHNLKGSAKAVGFSEIAEILHHLENLLLKMKKKELKVTNSVVNILLMTNDKLKEFIEKLKSNPGEKLENKVIIENISNIMLDSGTHTSLQEIPENQGAFLFQNEESQPIDEVKKDEIKIQKHNKQKLKKDLTEEIIRIPLSKIEKLQNYIGEIVIVQSIFAEHIKAMQNQNFKNYFRVLNKTTKEVQDIIMNLRLVPIKPVFQKLARTARDTSAMLNKQIQIDFSGEDTEIDKIILDEISDPLMHMVRNAIDHGIESNADRKEKNKPLEGHVSVTATHEAGNLIISIKDDGKGLNAKNLYEIATKKGVIKGTENLTDEECYQLIFAPGFSTKVETTEISGRGVGMDVVKTNIEMLNGKINIQTEIDKGTNFVIRIPLSVGIMDAFITEISGEKYIIPVNQVIECLSLIKSNINHISGNEAFIILRNEEISVVDLGQGLFSKKIEKVKEKEKVIIIAQGHGKKIGVIVDRIIAIQSVVTKSIGEEMRCEKGFVGSVILGDGKVVPILDVTELISGKYFQQNLQRNINSISLKAG; from the coding sequence ATGCTAGATGATTTTGAATTAGAGCTACAAAAAACTTTTTTTCAAGAAGCTGATATTAATCTTGAAGAGGCTGAAGAAGTTTATTTGCAATTAGGAGAAAATCCTCCTGAAGATTTACTTGCTCGTAGCTTTAGACTCGCGCACAACTTGAAGGGTAGTGCAAAAGCTGTAGGATTTAGTGAAATAGCAGAAATTCTTCATCATCTAGAAAACTTATTACTTAAAATGAAAAAGAAAGAGTTAAAAGTAACAAATTCAGTGGTAAATATTCTTTTAATGACAAATGATAAATTAAAAGAATTTATTGAAAAGTTAAAATCAAATCCTGGAGAAAAACTTGAAAATAAAGTAATTATAGAAAACATTTCTAATATCATGTTAGATTCAGGAACCCATACTAGCCTACAAGAAATTCCTGAAAATCAAGGCGCATTTCTCTTTCAAAACGAAGAAAGTCAACCCATAGATGAGGTAAAAAAAGATGAAATTAAAATACAAAAACATAATAAACAAAAATTAAAAAAAGATTTAACAGAAGAAATTATTAGAATACCATTAAGTAAAATCGAAAAGTTACAAAACTATATTGGAGAAATAGTAATAGTTCAAAGTATATTTGCTGAACATATAAAAGCAATGCAAAATCAAAATTTTAAAAATTACTTTCGTGTATTAAATAAAACAACTAAAGAAGTTCAAGATATTATTATGAATTTGAGATTAGTCCCAATAAAACCCGTATTCCAAAAATTAGCAAGAACAGCTCGTGATACCTCAGCAATGTTAAATAAACAAATCCAAATTGATTTTTCAGGCGAAGACACAGAAATTGATAAAATAATATTAGATGAAATTTCAGACCCTTTAATGCATATGGTTCGCAATGCAATAGATCATGGAATCGAAAGTAATGCAGATAGAAAAGAAAAAAATAAACCTCTTGAAGGCCATGTAAGCGTTACAGCTACGCATGAAGCAGGGAACCTAATTATCAGTATAAAAGATGATGGAAAAGGATTAAACGCTAAAAATTTGTATGAAATTGCAACCAAAAAAGGTGTCATTAAAGGAACTGAAAATTTAACTGATGAAGAATGTTATCAACTTATTTTTGCTCCAGGTTTTTCTACTAAAGTAGAAACTACTGAAATATCAGGTCGAGGAGTAGGAATGGATGTAGTTAAAACAAATATTGAAATGTTAAATGGAAAAATAAATATTCAAACCGAAATAGATAAAGGAACAAATTTTGTTATCAGAATTCCATTATCTGTTGGAATAATGGATGCATTTATTACAGAAATATCTGGTGAAAAATATATTATACCTGTGAATCAAGTTATCGAATGTTTGAGTCTTATAAAAAGTAATATAAATCATATTTCTGGAAATGAGGCTTTTATTATTTTACGCAATGAAGAAATTTCCGTGGTAGATTTAGGACAAGGTTTATTTTCCAAAAAAATAGAAAAGGTGAAAGAAAAAGAAAAAGTAATTATTATTGCCCAAGGACACGGAAAAAAAATTGGAGTAATTGTTGATAGAATAATTGCAATTCAATCAGTGGTTACAAAATCAATTGGAGAAGAAATGCGTTGTGAAAAAGGTTTTGTAGGAAGTGTAATTCTTGGTGATGGAAAAGTTGTACCTATACTTGATGTAACAGAGTTAATTAGTGGGAAGTATTTTCAACAAAATTTACAAAGAAATATAAATTCTATTTCACTAAAAGCAGGATGA
- a CDS encoding chemotaxis protein CheW, translating into MTMHEENKIEKLYTTDNRYLCFSLGNEHFSIPLLQVKEVIGIPEFTTIPYTPNYFCGIMNLRGKVISVIDMRKKLSITTKGPEENSVIVCDLDNITIGILVDSVDYVINIEKEKILPKPDMQSSIKNDYIEGLIEYKNILIVLINLAKSLSIEDLVHIEKAAA; encoded by the coding sequence ATGACAATGCATGAAGAAAATAAAATTGAAAAGCTTTATACTACTGACAACAGATACTTATGCTTTAGTTTAGGCAATGAGCACTTTAGTATACCTCTTTTGCAGGTTAAAGAAGTTATTGGTATCCCTGAATTTACTACAATTCCATACACACCAAACTATTTTTGTGGAATTATGAATTTGCGTGGAAAAGTGATAAGTGTAATAGATATGCGAAAAAAACTCTCTATCACAACTAAAGGACCCGAAGAAAATTCGGTGATAGTATGTGATTTAGATAATATTACCATTGGTATTCTTGTAGATTCAGTTGACTATGTTATTAATATTGAAAAAGAAAAAATACTTCCAAAACCAGATATGCAATCAAGTATTAAAAATGACTACATTGAAGGACTAATAGAATATAAGAATATTTTAATCGTCCTTATTAATTTAGCAAAATCATTAAGCATTGAAGATCTTGTACATATTGAGAAGGCAGCCGCATAA
- a CDS encoding methyl-accepting chemotaxis protein, translating to MESSKDFSLKKWYKIFIIMIITNILILGIFSFVSATLTNSYLNEINETYVPLLKNVMLIDMYHDGLRGNVVNAMYASLTNAQQSEKDDILAENKDFTKKFTETIETINKLKIDPELKNNFTEVTVLIKNYAEGSTKVINSAFNSNKKIDSIEVEKFMNLFKNLEEKLDKFSKSIQEKVDTEIKRDDEISQNLKYVTLLAVLFFILLTLLFGYFFITKITTAINTIVTSLFSQSQDILQEASHLNDTSRELNLGTQNQNASLQKTASAVQEISSMIKKTSEGTNESSDLSKNSEKTVQNGAQIVLKLISCIDKIRSGNKEVMQQVKQGNDRIKDIIKVIAEISNKTKVINDIVFKTKLLSFNASVEAARAGEHGRGFAVVAEEVGNLAKLSGDSAKEINQLLAESIEKVEDIILTTTSEVDKLFKMSNQNIVESTEIANQCSDVMQNTVENVVLVNRSITEIATAAKEQEYGISEIVDAVNQLEKSTQSNAVVSEQTAKSGTELTNKANEISEIIQHLQLILGSKKDRNVA from the coding sequence ATGGAAAGTAGCAAAGATTTTTCTTTGAAAAAGTGGTATAAAATATTTATCATTATGATTATTACTAATATATTAATCTTAGGAATTTTTAGTTTTGTATCAGCAACCCTTACAAATTCATATTTAAATGAAATTAATGAGACATATGTTCCACTATTAAAAAATGTAATGTTGATTGATATGTATCATGACGGTTTACGCGGAAATGTTGTTAATGCTATGTATGCGTCTCTTACAAATGCTCAACAATCCGAAAAAGATGACATACTCGCAGAGAATAAGGATTTTACGAAAAAATTTACTGAAACTATAGAAACAATTAATAAGTTAAAAATAGATCCTGAACTTAAAAATAATTTTACTGAGGTAACAGTTTTAATAAAAAACTATGCTGAAGGTAGTACCAAAGTCATAAATTCTGCTTTTAATAGTAACAAAAAAATTGATTCTATTGAAGTTGAAAAATTTATGAATCTATTTAAAAATCTAGAAGAAAAGTTAGATAAGTTTTCTAAATCAATTCAAGAAAAAGTTGATACAGAAATTAAGAGAGATGATGAAATTTCACAAAACTTGAAATATGTAACTTTGCTAGCTGTTTTGTTTTTTATTTTGTTAACTTTACTATTTGGTTACTTTTTTATAACAAAAATTACCACAGCGATAAATACTATTGTCACAAGTCTTTTTTCACAAAGCCAAGATATTTTGCAAGAGGCTTCTCATTTAAATGATACATCTAGAGAATTAAATTTAGGTACTCAAAATCAAAATGCTTCCTTGCAAAAAACAGCCTCTGCTGTTCAAGAAATAAGTTCTATGATTAAAAAAACCTCAGAAGGAACAAATGAATCATCAGATCTCTCAAAAAATAGTGAAAAAACAGTACAAAATGGTGCTCAAATTGTTCTTAAATTAATTTCTTGTATTGATAAAATTAGATCAGGTAATAAAGAAGTAATGCAGCAAGTAAAGCAAGGTAACGATAGAATAAAAGATATTATTAAAGTAATTGCAGAAATTTCTAATAAGACAAAAGTAATAAATGATATCGTCTTTAAAACAAAACTACTTTCCTTCAACGCATCTGTCGAAGCTGCAAGAGCTGGAGAACATGGTAGGGGGTTTGCTGTTGTAGCTGAAGAAGTTGGTAACTTAGCAAAATTAAGCGGAGACTCTGCAAAAGAAATAAATCAATTGCTAGCTGAAAGTATTGAAAAAGTAGAAGATATTATTCTTACAACGACAAGTGAAGTAGATAAATTATTTAAAATGAGCAATCAAAATATAGTTGAAAGCACTGAAATTGCCAACCAATGTTCTGATGTTATGCAAAATACTGTAGAAAATGTTGTGCTTGTAAATAGATCAATAACTGAAATTGCAACTGCAGCAAAAGAGCAAGAATATGGAATATCTGAAATCGTTGATGCAGTTAATCAATTAGAAAAATCAACACAATCTAATGCTGTTGTTTCAGAACAAACTGCTAAGTCTGGTACTGAATTAACAAATAAAGCAAATGAAATATCTGAAATAATACAACATCTACAACTCATACTTGGAAGCAAAAAAGATAGAAATGTTGCATAA